One Dromiciops gliroides isolate mDroGli1 chromosome 3, mDroGli1.pri, whole genome shotgun sequence DNA segment encodes these proteins:
- the CNGA4 gene encoding cyclic nucleotide-gated cation channel alpha-4: MSQESKVNTKESSPQAPSKPRKSVPVLDPSGDQYYWWLNTMVFPVMYNLIILVCRACFPDLQHDYLVAWLVLDYISDLLYLVDIVVRFHTGFLEQGILVLDKGQISRRYVRTSNFLLDILSLVPTDLAYLRLGPHIPTLRLNRFLRVPRLFEAFDRTETRTAYPNAFRIAKLMLYIFVVIHWNSCLYFALSRYLGFGRDAWVYPDPAQPGFERLRRQYLYSFYFSTLILTTVGDTPLPAREEEYLFMVGDFLLAVMGFATIMGSMSSVIYNMNTADAAFYPDHALVKKYMKLQHVNRRLERRVIDWYQHLQINKKMTNEVAILQHLPERLRAEVAVSVHLPTLSRVQIFQNCEASLLEELVLKLQPQTYSPGEYVCRKGDIGREMYIIREGQLAVVADDGVTQYAVLGAGLYFGEISIINIKGNMSGNRRTANIKSLGYSDLFCLSKEDLREVLSEYPQAQAVMEEKGREILLKMNKLDVNAEAAEIALQEATDSRLRGLDQQLDELQTKFARLLAELESSALKIAYRIERLEWQTREWPAPEEPGAGADDEGDGGEEKAS, translated from the exons ATGAGTCAAGAGTCCAAAGTGAACACCAAAGAATCATCTCCTCAGGCACCTTCCAAACCCAG GAAGTCAGTACCAGTCCTTGACCCATCGGGGGACCAGTATTACTGGTGGCTCAACACCATGGTGTTCCCAGTCATGTACAACCTCATAATCCTTGTCTGCAg agCCTGCTTCCCTGACCTCCAGCATGACTACTTGGTGGCCTGGCTGGTCCTGGACTATATAAGTGACCTGCTCTACTTAGTGGACATTGTTGTGCGCTTCCACACTG GGTTCCTGGAACAGGGCATCTTGGTATTGGACAAAGGCCAGATTTCACGGCGCTATGTGCGAACGTCAAATTTTTTGTTGGATATATTGTCCCTGGTGCCCACAGACTTGGCATATTTGCGCTTGGGCCCACATATACCTACACTAAGGCTCAATCGTTTTCTTCGAGTTCCACGCCTTTTTGAGGCCTTTGACCGAACAGAGACACGTACGGCATATCCCAATGCCTTCCGAATCGCCAAACTTATGCTCTATATCTTTGTTGTCATCCACTGGAACAGCTGTCTGTATTTTGCATTGTCACGCTACCTGGGCTTTGGCCGTGATGCGTGGGTGTACCCTGACCCAGCACAGCCAGGCTTTGAACGCCTTCGTCGCCAGTACCTCTATAGTTTCTACTTCTCTACACTCATCCTCACCACTGTAGGTGACACACCACTGCCAGCCCGTGAGGAGGAGTATCTTTTTATGGTGGGTGACTTCTTGCTGGCTGTCATGGGCTTTGCCACCATAATGGGTAGCATGAGCTCAGTCATCTACAATATGAACACAGCTGATGCCGCCTTCTACCCTGACCATGCACTCGTCAAGAAATACATGAAGCTGCAGCATGTCAACCGCCGACTGGAGCGTCGAGTCATTGACTG GTACCAACACCTACAGATTaacaagaaaatgacaaatgaggtGGCGATCCTACAGCACCTGCCTGAGCGCCTTCGAGCTGAGGTTGCAGTATCCGTGCACCTGCCCACCCTAAGTCGCGTGCAGATCTTCCAGAACTGTGAGGCCAGCCTCCTGGAAGAGCTGGTACTAAAGCTGCAGCCCCAGACCTATTCACCAGGAGAATATGTGTGCCGTAAGGGTGATATCGGCCGTGAAATGTACATCATCCGGGAAGGCCAGTTGGCTGTGGTGGCTGATGATGGTGTTACCCAATATGCAGTGCTGGGTGCTGGGCTTTACTTCGGGGAGATCAGCATCATAAATATCAaag GGAATATGTCTGGTAACCGTAGGACTGCAAACATCAAGAGTCTGGGCTACTCAGACCTGTTCTGCCTGAGTAAGGAGGACCTTCGAGAAGTGCTGAGTGAGTACCCACAAGCCCAGGCTGTCATGGAGGAGAAGGGCCGAGAGATCCTGCTCAAGATGAACAAGCTGGATGTGAATGCAGAGGCAGCTGAGATAGCACTGCAGGAGGCTACAGACAGCCGCCTGCGGGGTCTTGATCAGCAGCTAGATGAGCTGCAGACCAAGTTTGCCCGCCTCTTGGCTGAACTGGAGTCCAGCGCCCTCAAGATAGCATATCGCATTGAGCGACTGGAGTGGCAGACCCGTGAGTGGCCAGCTCCTGAGGAGCCTGGGGCAGGGGCTGACGATGAAGGGGATGGTGGCGAGGAGAAGGCCTCTTAG